The following coding sequences are from one Ancylobacter sp. TS-1 window:
- a CDS encoding HIT domain-containing protein, translating to MSDTAFSLDPRLEADTFPVIDLALASVRLMDDARFPWAILVPRRPGLSELIELEGSSRATLTAEIDHVSRALKALTNCDKLNVAALGNQVRQLHIHVIARFTGDPAWPGPVWGVGERRTYAAPQAMLTVARLRSALEAA from the coding sequence ATGAGCGACACAGCCTTTTCTCTCGATCCGCGCCTCGAGGCCGACACCTTCCCGGTGATCGACCTCGCGCTTGCCAGCGTGCGGCTGATGGACGATGCCCGCTTTCCCTGGGCCATCCTGGTGCCGCGCCGGCCGGGGCTTTCCGAGCTGATCGAGCTGGAGGGCTCCTCGCGCGCGACGCTCACCGCCGAGATCGACCATGTGAGCCGGGCGCTGAAGGCGCTGACGAACTGCGACAAGCTGAACGTCGCCGCGCTCGGCAATCAGGTGCGCCAGCTCCACATCCATGTCATCGCCCGCTTTACCGGCGATCCGGCCTGGCCGGGGCCGGTCTGGGGCGTGGGCGAGCGCCGGACCTATGCGGCGCCGCAGGCGATGCTGACGGTGGCGCGGCTGCGCAGCGCACTGGAAGCCGCCTGA
- a CDS encoding 2'-deoxycytidine 5'-triphosphate deaminase — protein MGEGILPGHAIEALAGRGAITAARPFDADQVQPASLDLRLGPTAWRIRASFLPGPGESVADRLARLALHTLDLTSGEVLETGCVYLVELEEALALPSDIAASANPKSSTGRLDVFTRVIADRARAFDIVPAGYEGKLYLEISPRTFPILVRRGSRLSQIRFRRGDARLDEEALGALNLAETLVDSATPDTTGGGIAVSVDLSGAGFGGLLGFRAKHHTGLIDVDRRAACDVEDYWEPLFTRGRRELVLDPDAFYILASKEAVHVPPGHAAEMVPFDPLVGEFRVHYAGFFDPGFGHAAAGGHASPHHGARAVLEVRSREVPFILEDGQIVGRLVYERMLERPRTLYGEGLGSNYQAQGLKLSKHFRPWTRD, from the coding sequence ATGGGCGAGGGCATCCTGCCGGGCCATGCCATCGAGGCGCTGGCGGGGCGCGGCGCGATCACCGCCGCCCGCCCCTTCGATGCCGATCAGGTGCAGCCCGCCAGCCTCGACCTGCGGCTGGGGCCGACCGCCTGGCGCATCCGCGCCAGCTTCTTGCCCGGCCCCGGCGAGAGCGTGGCGGACCGCCTCGCGCGCCTCGCCCTGCACACGCTCGACCTCACCTCCGGCGAGGTGCTGGAAACCGGCTGCGTCTATCTGGTCGAGCTGGAGGAGGCGCTGGCCCTGCCCTCCGACATCGCCGCTTCGGCCAACCCCAAGAGCTCCACCGGCCGGCTGGACGTGTTCACCCGCGTCATCGCCGACCGCGCGCGCGCCTTCGACATCGTGCCCGCCGGCTATGAGGGGAAGCTCTATCTCGAAATCAGCCCGCGCACCTTCCCGATCCTGGTGCGGCGCGGCTCGCGGCTGTCGCAGATCCGCTTCCGGCGCGGCGACGCCCGGCTGGACGAGGAGGCGCTGGGCGCGCTCAATCTCGCGGAGACGCTGGTCGACAGCGCGACGCCGGACACCACCGGCGGCGGCATCGCGGTGAGCGTCGACCTGTCGGGCGCCGGCTTCGGCGGCCTGCTTGGTTTCCGCGCCAAGCACCATACCGGCCTGATCGACGTCGACCGCCGCGCCGCCTGCGACGTCGAGGACTATTGGGAGCCGCTGTTCACCCGCGGCCGGCGCGAGCTGGTGCTGGACCCCGACGCCTTCTACATCCTCGCCTCCAAGGAAGCCGTGCACGTGCCGCCCGGACACGCGGCGGAGATGGTGCCGTTCGATCCGCTGGTGGGCGAGTTCCGCGTGCATTACGCCGGCTTCTTCGACCCCGGCTTCGGCCACGCGGCCGCCGGCGGCCATGCCAGCCCGCATCACGGCGCCCGTGCCGTGCTGGAGGTGCGCTCGCGCGAGGTGCCGTTCATCCTGGAGGACGGCCAGATCGTCGGCCGGCTGGTCTATGAGCGCATGCTGGAGCGCCCGCGCACCCTCTATGGCGAGGGGCTCGGCTCGAACTATCAGGCGCAGGGACTGAAGCTCTCCAAGCATTTCCGGCCGTGGACGCGGGACTGA
- a CDS encoding MFS transporter: protein MSLNIPADAVRRTAMPVLVALSAAHFLNDMIQSLIPAIYPIIKASYALDFGQIGIITLAFQISASLLQPLIGMYTDRYPLPYSTVAGMGFTLVGLVGLAYAGSYPLLLVAAACVGIGSSIFHPEATRMARRASGGRHGFAQGLFQVGGQFGGSIGPLLAAFIIVPNGQSSLAWFCAAALIAMPLLGWTASHRALATPTRRPGHAHEPEVAHRPFREVAFPLAILIVLLCSKTAYTASFTSFYTFYLIERFDVSVQTSQVMLFLFLVSSAAGVLFGGMLGDRIGRNKIIWFSILGALPFTLMLPHVGLVWTGVLTVIINLVMSSAFAAILVYAIELMPHRIGLIGGFFYGLVFGLGGLAAAALGLFADRHGIDAVYQVCAFLPAFGLLAFLLPSLRGARSA, encoded by the coding sequence ATGAGCCTGAATATCCCGGCCGATGCCGTGCGCCGTACCGCCATGCCGGTGCTGGTCGCGCTCAGCGCGGCGCATTTCCTCAACGACATGATCCAGTCGCTGATCCCGGCGATCTACCCGATCATCAAGGCCTCCTACGCGCTCGATTTCGGCCAGATCGGCATCATCACGCTGGCCTTCCAGATATCGGCCTCGCTGCTTCAGCCGCTGATCGGCATGTATACCGACCGCTACCCGCTGCCCTATTCCACCGTGGCGGGCATGGGCTTCACCCTCGTCGGGCTGGTCGGGCTGGCCTATGCGGGCTCCTACCCGCTGCTGCTGGTGGCGGCCGCGTGCGTGGGCATCGGCTCCTCGATCTTCCACCCCGAGGCGACGCGCATGGCGCGCCGCGCCTCGGGCGGGCGCCACGGCTTCGCGCAGGGCCTGTTCCAGGTCGGCGGGCAGTTCGGCGGCTCGATCGGCCCGCTGCTGGCCGCCTTCATCATCGTGCCGAACGGCCAGTCGAGCCTCGCTTGGTTCTGCGCCGCCGCGCTCATCGCCATGCCGCTGCTGGGCTGGACCGCGAGCCACCGCGCACTCGCGACGCCGACCCGCCGGCCGGGGCATGCGCATGAACCGGAGGTGGCGCACCGGCCCTTCCGCGAGGTGGCCTTCCCGCTCGCCATCCTCATCGTGCTGCTGTGCTCGAAGACCGCCTACACGGCGAGCTTCACCTCGTTCTACACCTTCTACCTGATCGAGCGTTTCGACGTGTCGGTGCAGACCTCGCAGGTGATGCTGTTCCTGTTCCTCGTCTCCTCGGCCGCCGGCGTGCTGTTCGGCGGCATGCTGGGCGACCGCATCGGGCGCAACAAGATCATCTGGTTCTCGATCCTCGGCGCCCTGCCCTTCACGCTGATGCTGCCTCATGTCGGGCTGGTGTGGACGGGCGTGCTGACCGTCATCATCAACCTCGTGATGTCGAGCGCCTTCGCCGCCATCCTCGTCTACGCCATCGAGCTGATGCCGCACCGCATCGGGCTGATCGGCGGCTTCTTCTACGGGCTGGTGTTCGGCCTCGGCGGGCTGGCGGCGGCGGCGCTCGGGCTTTTCGCCGACCGCCACGGCATCGACGCGGTGTATCAGGTCTGCGCCTTCCTGCCGGCCTTCGGCCTGCTCGCCTTCCTGCTGCCGAGCCTGCGCGGCGCACGGTCGGCGTAA
- the ampC gene encoding class C beta-lactamase has protein sequence MTRLSRRALLASALLPVAAAALCPSRAQAAEDAGLERLAGPALRALMKANGIPGLVLGVTREGRHATVALGVTARERGRPVMADTLFELGSVSKTFTVALAALAAERGRLDLSAPLGVALPEVAGTPFGALTAIDLATHATGGMPLQLPDGIRSEAALLGWLREWRPAAPPATRRSYSNVSIGVLGLLAARAFGTSFARAAEGELFAPLGLKSAFIEVPAGAKARYAMGYNKANAPVRVTPALLEPEAYGVKSTAADMLAFLDAQLGAARVPEELARALARTHTGYFETADYVQEMIWERYPWPVGLDRLLAGNALDMALKPQPIARLDPPLAPVPASYVNKTGSTSGFGCYAVLLPARRLGIVLLANRNYPNAERVKAVYALLAALGEG, from the coding sequence ATGACCCGCCTTTCACGCCGCGCGCTGCTGGCATCCGCCCTGCTGCCGGTCGCCGCCGCCGCCCTTTGCCCCTCCCGCGCCCAGGCGGCGGAGGATGCCGGGCTCGAGCGCCTCGCCGGGCCGGCCCTGCGCGCGCTGATGAAAGCCAACGGGATTCCCGGCCTCGTGCTCGGCGTCACCCGCGAGGGGCGGCACGCCACCGTCGCGCTGGGCGTCACCGCGCGCGAGCGGGGGCGCCCCGTCATGGCCGACACGCTGTTCGAGCTCGGCTCGGTGAGCAAGACCTTCACCGTGGCGCTCGCCGCGCTGGCCGCCGAACGCGGCCGGCTGGACCTTTCCGCCCCGCTCGGCGTGGCACTGCCGGAGGTGGCGGGCACGCCGTTCGGTGCGCTCACCGCCATCGACCTCGCCACCCACGCCACCGGCGGCATGCCGTTGCAGCTTCCCGACGGCATTCGCAGCGAGGCGGCATTGCTCGGCTGGCTGAGGGAATGGCGCCCGGCCGCCCCGCCGGCGACACGGCGCTCCTACTCCAATGTCAGCATCGGCGTGCTCGGCCTCCTCGCCGCGCGGGCCTTCGGCACCTCCTTCGCCCGCGCGGCGGAGGGCGAGCTTTTCGCGCCGCTGGGGCTGAAGAGCGCCTTCATCGAGGTGCCGGCGGGAGCGAAGGCGCGCTACGCCATGGGCTACAACAAGGCGAACGCGCCGGTGCGCGTGACCCCGGCGCTGCTGGAGCCGGAAGCCTATGGCGTGAAGTCCACCGCCGCCGACATGCTCGCCTTCCTCGACGCCCAGCTCGGCGCGGCGCGCGTACCGGAGGAACTGGCCCGCGCCCTCGCGCGCACCCATACCGGCTATTTCGAGACCGCCGACTATGTGCAGGAGATGATCTGGGAGCGCTATCCCTGGCCGGTCGGGCTCGACCGCCTGCTCGCCGGCAATGCGCTGGATATGGCGCTCAAGCCGCAGCCCATCGCCCGGCTCGACCCGCCGCTGGCGCCGGTGCCCGCCTCCTATGTCAACAAGACCGGCTCCACCTCCGGCTTCGGCTGCTACGCCGTCCTGCTGCCGGCGCGCCGTCTCGGCATCGTGTTGCTCGCCAACCGCAACTATCCCAATGCCGAGCGGGTGAAGGCGGTCTACGCGTTGCTGGCGGCGCTGGGGGAGGGCTAG
- the pip gene encoding prolyl aminopeptidase, whose product MSELRTLYPPIEPFESGMLDVGNGHSIYWERVGTRGAKPAVFLHGGPGGGLMPNQRRLFDPARYDVILFDQRGCGRSTPHAELEANTTWHLVADIERLRETFGFQKWQVFGGSWGSTLALAYAETHPERVSELILRGVYTVTRSELDWYYRFGVSEMFPDKWEGFLAPLETPEERADPVRAYRALLTGADEAKKLAAAKAWSIWEGETITLLPEPATADAFHDGHFALAFARIENHYFFHDAWLGDRQLLNDAHRLRGIPGVIVHGRYDMPCPARYAWELHKAWPEAEFHLIEGAGHAYSEPGILDRLIRATDKFAG is encoded by the coding sequence ATGAGCGAACTGCGCACTCTCTACCCGCCGATCGAACCCTTCGAGAGCGGCATGCTCGATGTGGGCAACGGCCATTCCATCTATTGGGAACGCGTCGGCACAAGGGGCGCCAAGCCGGCGGTGTTCCTGCATGGCGGGCCGGGCGGCGGGCTGATGCCGAACCAGCGGCGCCTGTTCGATCCCGCCCGCTACGACGTCATCCTGTTCGACCAGCGCGGCTGCGGGCGCTCCACCCCCCATGCGGAGCTGGAGGCCAACACCACCTGGCATCTCGTCGCCGACATCGAGCGGCTGCGCGAGACATTCGGGTTCCAGAAATGGCAGGTCTTCGGCGGCTCCTGGGGTTCGACGCTGGCGCTCGCCTATGCCGAGACCCATCCCGAGCGGGTGTCCGAGCTGATCCTGCGCGGCGTCTACACCGTCACCCGCTCCGAGCTCGACTGGTACTACCGCTTCGGCGTGTCGGAGATGTTCCCCGACAAATGGGAGGGCTTCCTCGCCCCGCTGGAGACGCCCGAGGAGCGCGCCGACCCGGTGCGCGCCTATCGCGCCCTGCTCACCGGGGCCGACGAGGCGAAGAAGCTGGCCGCCGCGAAGGCATGGTCGATCTGGGAGGGCGAGACCATCACCCTGCTGCCCGAGCCGGCGACCGCCGACGCCTTCCATGACGGCCATTTCGCGCTCGCCTTCGCCCGCATCGAGAACCACTATTTCTTCCACGATGCGTGGCTCGGCGACCGCCAGCTCCTGAACGACGCGCACCGGCTCAGGGGCATTCCCGGCGTCATCGTGCACGGGCGCTACGACATGCCCTGCCCGGCGCGTTATGCGTGGGAGCTGCACAAGGCCTGGCCCGAGGCGGAGTTCCACCTGATCGAGGGCGCCGGCCATGCCTATTCCGAACCCGGCATCCTCGACCGCCTGATCCGCGCGACGGATAAATTCGCCGGCTAA
- the nudC gene encoding NAD(+) diphosphatase, with protein sequence MATHTLGEWPHLGYVGSRLDRASLRRGEAEAMLADPHARACLVAGDSLVLKRRPGMGEGKGAFEALFPLGEAVALGGRTGEACLLGLDGETPHFVLPLHAAALAVLAEREDLFVTDLRSIAVQELVSADEIGQLATAKAMIAWHARRSFCSNCGERLVVGEAGWRRECPHCGSQHFPRTDPVVIMLTVDGDECLLGRSARFAPGMWSCLAGFVEPGETFEQAVRRETMEETGVATGAVRYLASQPWPFPMSVMIGFHAQGASRAITVDPNEIEAARWFHRDEVRLLLDRTHPDGLIAPPPMAIAHHLIRAFVEGRDPPAG encoded by the coding sequence ATGGCGACGCACACGCTGGGGGAGTGGCCCCATCTCGGCTATGTCGGCTCGCGGCTGGACCGGGCGAGCCTGCGGCGCGGCGAGGCGGAGGCGATGCTCGCCGATCCGCACGCCCGCGCCTGCCTCGTCGCCGGCGACAGCCTCGTGCTGAAGCGCCGGCCCGGCATGGGCGAAGGCAAGGGCGCGTTCGAGGCGCTGTTCCCGCTGGGCGAGGCCGTCGCGCTCGGCGGGCGCACGGGCGAGGCCTGCCTGCTCGGCCTCGACGGCGAGACCCCGCATTTCGTGCTGCCGCTGCACGCCGCCGCGCTCGCGGTGCTGGCCGAGCGCGAGGACCTGTTCGTCACCGATCTGCGCTCCATCGCCGTGCAGGAGCTGGTGAGCGCGGACGAGATCGGCCAGCTCGCCACCGCCAAGGCGATGATCGCCTGGCATGCGCGGCGCAGCTTCTGCTCCAATTGCGGGGAACGGCTGGTGGTCGGCGAGGCCGGCTGGCGGCGCGAATGCCCGCATTGCGGCTCGCAGCATTTCCCGCGCACCGATCCGGTCGTCATCATGCTGACGGTGGACGGCGACGAGTGCCTTCTGGGGCGTTCGGCCCGCTTCGCGCCGGGCATGTGGTCGTGCCTCGCCGGCTTCGTCGAGCCGGGCGAGACCTTCGAACAGGCGGTGCGGCGCGAGACCATGGAGGAGACCGGCGTCGCCACCGGCGCGGTGCGCTACCTCGCCTCCCAGCCCTGGCCGTTCCCGATGTCGGTGATGATCGGCTTTCACGCGCAGGGCGCCTCGCGCGCCATCACCGTCGACCCGAACGAGATCGAGGCGGCGCGCTGGTTCCACCGCGACGAGGTGCGCCTGCTGCTCGACCGTACCCACCCGGACGGACTGATCGCGCCCCCGCCCATGGCGATCGCGCATCATCTGATCCGCGCCTTCGTGGAAGGGCGCGACCCGCCGGCGGGGTGA